A window of Malania oleifera isolate guangnan ecotype guangnan chromosome 2, ASM2987363v1, whole genome shotgun sequence genomic DNA:
ATTCATGTCCCTCATCTCATAGGCAGATACAAGGTTCCCATTTCTCTTCTCTTCAGCCTACATAACACAGTTAAAGTCTCCCAACATAAGTCATGGTTCATCCCTACAAAGCTCAGTGATGTCCTGCCACATTGGCCTTCTAGAAATAGTGGTATTAAAACCATACATAAAGCATAATTTGAAAACATTTCTGGAAGTAAGACATGTAACAGTGCATAGTAGAAGTTGTGGAGATTTAAAAAGTACCTGAACTTGAGCTTTACCAGGATTCCAAATTATCAAAATCCTCCCAGCCctatgtttttcaaaattgttgaaATATTTCCAACTAAGCAtcttctttttcacaaactctTCTGCATTCTTATCATTCATTTTGGTCTCCAGGATTCCCATTACATTTATTCTGTTATTTTTTATGAGGTTAGCAACCCCATTTTGCTTTAGGGATTTATTGAAACCCCTGATGTTCCAACATGCGATCTTTATTTTAGTTTAGAAGGGGGCCTTAACCCCTTTCCAATAGTCAGTGGATTAAAGTGAGTCACTCtacccttctttttcttttttaaaggtTCGAATTCATTAACCTTCTCCTTCCCCATACTCCCCTGTTGTACTGGATTTGTCTGAATATTACTCCCACTGGCCACAATACTACCATTCTCATTCACCTGTTGTTGCTGAGCACCACCAGCACCCTCATCATCCTGAACTATGGAGGCACTCTCACCTGCAACCTCTTCTTCACCAGATTGCCCATTCTCAATCATAGTTTCTTCCTCACCATCCTTACCCCCACACACAGACACCACCCCAGCCAACATACCCTCCTGAACAACAGAAGGATCAGACTCAACAGCATCTTCAACATCGTTACCAGCCATCTCTGCCTTATCACTCTTAACATGAGACAGATCCACCTGCTTATTGATCATATCATCATTAATATCCCCTTCTTCTACTGCTCTAATTTCCCCATCTTCCTTCCCAGATTCTCCCACAGGCAATTGTTTTTTAACTCTGTACTGGGTACTTTGGGGCTTCTTATACACCTCCCTAGGATTACAAGAACTCTCCGAATGTCCAATTGTCTTACACTTATTACAGTATCTGGGTAGAGCTTTATACACAACCTCCTGCATAATAGAGACATCATCCGAAAGCCATACCTTAATTTAATGTTTGATTTCCTTGGCAACATCCACCTCCACCAAGGCTCTGGCATAAGAGATCATGTCCATATTCGTCGTAAGCTTGTCCATTAATAATGGCCTTCCAATTTCAGAGCATATCCTCCCAATAGCTATTGGTGTCCGCAGCTCCTGAGGAAGATCACTTAGCTTAATCCAAACTGGAAAAATGGCTCTGTGTTCGTGACCATATTGGAAATACTTCGGCATCCTCTTAATAATCAGGGTCCTTCCATATATTGAATAAGGCCCATTCTTCTGAGCAGAGCAAAGGTCTTCCTCACTCTGAAATCTGAAAATGATCCACCCTTTATCATGCTGATTGATTTCTACTGGAACTCTCCAAGATTTCATCAGAGCATTAAAGGCTGCCCTTCTAGGAAACTTTCCAACAAAATAACCCACCAGCTGTTTGCTTGAAATCCCCACCGAATCATTGATTTCAGAAATTGGTATCCTAGCACCATCACCATTAGGGGAGAAGGCCGGAAGCTTACCACAGTTTGCTGGACTTCTATTGTTCGCAAACAGTTCAGTCCAAGGAACTTTCTTGTTGTTTCTTATGATAGTTCTTTCCCCCTGACCATCAGCTTGTTGTTGATTGTTCAGCACAGGAGCTGCTTCTccgaattcaaaatttttaaccTCCTCACGAACTGAAGCAACTACATCACTCGAGTCTTTCGCATCCCTAACATCAGAATCCAAGAGAGACTCATCTCCCCACTGTCTCCCATTTTCCGCATGCTTCTCCATACTTCAACCAACACTCT
This region includes:
- the LOC131148704 gene encoding uncharacterized protein LOC131148704 encodes the protein MEKHAENGRQWGDESLLDSDVRDAKDSSDVVASVREEVKNFEFGEAAPVLNNQQQADGQGERTIIRNNKKVPWTELFANNRSPANCGKLPAFSPNGDGARIPISEINDSVGISSKQLVGYFVGKFPRRAAFNALMKSWRVPVEINQHDKGWIIFRFQSEEDLCSAQKNGPYSIYGRTLIIKRMPKYFQYGHEHRAIFPVWIKLSDLPQELRTPIAIGRICSEIGRPLLMDKLTTNMDMISYARALVEVDVAKEIKH